A stretch of the Malus sylvestris chromosome 10, drMalSylv7.2, whole genome shotgun sequence genome encodes the following:
- the LOC126584354 gene encoding uncharacterized protein LOC126584354: MVSTRSTVQKLIPLDPEFEQHLRRKRREQNLQRVRPLQERFLESVFSGDLHNKEKMAFIIPEAGLPLGDSLTAHTTNIPSCITYPAVEEGTAFEIKQHMLNILPTFHGLSSDDPNMHIAEFLMGCKNILVRGFSAESIKLRLFPYTLKDQARRWLLTLPSGSITTWAQLSEKFLNKYYPASKTLDMRTQILSFAQKPNEEFHEAWERFKELIRKCPHSGINTTDQMHIFFRGLNMTTKTLVNASCGGTYKDKNAQEACLLFEKMAEDTQQWAVEQPQSRLAFEMSTGSQVAVQQPLQAACSICNMITHDFMSCPHKDVSPDFTAEQVNAFNNFQRPRYDPYSNFYNPGWRNHPNLRWDKEQHTRPQFQQQVQQPAAPKAAWEVAIEKLANTTTQEIQNLQASMKNMEKQMGQIALQVSGRAPGTFPSQTEPNPRGGADCKAVRVLRSGKSFDNRDENCNQNSRMTSQPKTDSGNVEKSANSKDYDQTVNSSENGANIVEDRVYEPSMPYPERLKPKVKDQQLTDFMKTLSKVQINLPLIEAIKNIPSYAKFLKDRLGQGEIKPTSVILQLADRSVAYPRGIIEDLIIKVDNLYLPADFVILDMDEDMQTLIILGRPFMATARTLIDVEAGTLTLRVQDQSVVFSLFEATKRPGDVHDCIRVDVLDSILHAEIMSRLTSDPLLNVLHGFENKYTEDEEVFEYVSALESVPFQPPRWRHVFESLGEPKKLLQPSKVQPPKLELRVLPEHLKYAYLGADSSLPVIIAADLSSTEEDKLLRILRSHQDAIG, from the exons ATGGTCAGCACCCGTTCAACAGTGCAAAAATTGATTCCACTTGATCCAGAATTTGAGCAGCATTTAAGGAGGAAACGCAGAGAGCAAAATTTGCAGCGGGTTCGTCCTCTGCAGGAGAGGTTTCTGGAATCAGTCTTTTCTGGGGACCTgcacaacaaagaaaaaatggcGTTTATAATTCCAGAGGCAGGTCTGCCCCTGGGTGATTCACTGACTGCCCATACCACAAATATACCCAGTTGCATCACATATCCGGCAGTGGAGGAAGGGACTGCATTTGAAATAAAACAGCACATGTTGAATATTCTACCTACGTTTCATGGGTTGTCATCTGATGATCCTAACATGCACATTGCGGAATTTTTAATGGGTTGCAAAAACATTTTGGTGAGGGGATTTTCAGCCGAATCTATTAAGCTGCGGTTGTTTCCATACACTTTAAAAGATCAGGCAAGGAGATGGCTCCTTACACTCCCATCTGGAAGCATTACAACTTGGGCCCAACTCAGTGAAAAATTTCTAAACAAGTATTATCCGGCTTCTAAGACCCTTGACATGAGAACTCAGATTTTATCGTTcgcccaaaaaccaaatgaagagtTTCATGAGGCGTGGGAGCGATTTAAGGAGTTGATTAGAAAATGTCCACATTCGGGTATTAACACTACTGATCAAATGCACATATTTTTCAGAGGGTTGAATATGACAACAAAAACTCTTGTCAACGCTTCATGCGGAGGTACGTACAAAGACAAAAATGCACAAGAggcttgtttgttatttgaaaaaatggcaGAAGATACTCAGCAGTGGGCAGTGGAGCAGCCACAATCTAGGTTAGCTTTTGAGATGTCTACTG GTTCTCAAGTTGCTGTACAGCAGCCCTTGCAAGCTGCCTGCAGCATTTGCAACATGATAACTCACGATTTTATGAGCTGCCCACATAAAgatgtttcaccagattttacAGCAGAGCAGGttaatgcatttaacaatttccAGCGGCCCAGATATGACCCATATTCTAATTTCTACAACCCCGGATGGAGAAATCATCCAAATCTAAGGTGGGACAAGGAACAGCACACTAGGCCTCAATTTCAACAGCAGGTACAGCAACCTGCTGCACCTAAGGCGGCTTGGGAGGTTGCGATTGAAAAATTGGCAAATACTAccactcaagaaattcaaaatctgCAGGCATCAATGAAAAACATGGAaaaacaaatggggcagattgctTTGCAGGTTTCCGGAAGGGCACCAGGTACATTTCCCAgtcaaaccgaaccaaatccTAGGGGAGGTGCAGATTGCAAGGCAGTTAGAGTTCTACGTTCCGGAAAAAGTTTTGATAACAGGGATGAAAATTGCAACCAAAATTCGCGGATGACTTCACAGCCAAAAACAGATTCGGGGAATGTTGAAAAATCTGCCAATTCAAAAGATTATGACCAGACAGTGAACAGTTCCGAAAATGGTGCAAATATTGTTGAGGATCGTGTTTATGAGCCATCTATGCCTTATCCCGAGCGATTGAAGCCTAAAGTTAAAGATCAACAATTGACAGATTTTATGAAGACTTTGTCTAAGGTTCAGATTAATCTACCGTTAATTGAAGCCATCAAGAACATTCCGtcttatgccaagtttttaaaggat agactaggacaaggagaaatcaAGCCAACTTCAGTTATTCTACAACTAGCGGACCGATCAGTTGCTTATCCAAGGGGTATTATAGAAGACCTAATTATTAAAGTGGATAATCTCTACCTTCCTGcagattttgtgattttggatatGGATGAAGATATGCAAACACTGATTATTTTGGGGCGTCCCTTCATGGCTACAGCCAGAACGTTAATTGATGTAGAGGCTGGGACACTTACACTTAGAGTGCAAGATCAATCTGTTGTGTTCAGTTTATTTGAAGCTACCAAAAGGCCAGGTGATGTGCATGACTGTATACGTGTTGATGTGCTTGACAGCATATTACATGCTGAAATTATGTCACGTTTGACATCTGATCCATTGTTAAATGTGTTGCACGGGTTTGAGAATAAATATACAGAAGATGAAGAGGTTTTTGAGTATGTTTCAGCTTTGGAAAGTGTTCCTTTTCAACCTCCACGTTGGAGGCACGTTTTTGAAAGTTTGGGGGAACCCAAAAAGCTATTGCAACCTTCTAAGGTACAGCCACCTAAACTGGAGTTAAGGGTGCTTCCAGAACACTTGAAATATGCTTACTTGGGTGCAGATTCTTCGCTGCCAGTTATTATAGCTGCTGATTTATCATCAACAGAGGAAGATAAATTGTTGCGCATTTTAAGGAGTCATCAAGATGCAATTGGCTAG